A stretch of the Opisthocomus hoazin isolate bOpiHoa1 chromosome 2, bOpiHoa1.hap1, whole genome shotgun sequence genome encodes the following:
- the GALM gene encoding galactose mutarotase isoform X2 translates to MTEVKREVFGQMPQEEGGGVVEKFVLKSDSVKVEILSLGCIIAALEVKGRDGKFSDVVLGFDTLEGYTRKHPFFGAVVGRVANRIAKGRFTVDGKEYQLFLNNGPNSLHGGAKGFDKVLWSPQVLPNGVCFFRISPDGEEGYPGDLKVWVTYTLSGGELAVNYRAQTSKTTPINLTNHAYFNLAGQGSRDIYDHEISIEADSYLPVDDTKIPTGEVAAVQGTGFDLRQPVELGKHLQKFCLDGFDHNFCLQQVQARRLAARAMEVHTTQPGIQFYTGNNLDGSLKGKGSAAYPKHSAFCLETQNWPDAVNKPHFPSTLLQPGEEYNHTTWLVFSAA, encoded by the exons ATGACGGAAGTGAAGAGAGAGGTGTTCGGGCAGATGCcccaggaggaaggaggaggagtggtGGAGAAGTTCGTGCTAAAGTCGGACAGCGTGAAGGTGGAGATCCTGTCCTTAGGGTGCATAATCGCTGCTCTGGAGGTGAAAGGAAGGGATGGGAAGTTTTCAGATGTTGTCCTAGGCTTTGACACTTTGGAAG GATACACGAGGAAGCACCCCTTCTTCGGCGCTGTCGTGGGGCGCGTTGCCAACAGGATTGCGAAGGGGAGGTTCACTGTGGATGGGAAGGAGTATCAGCTGTTCCTCAACAACGGGCCCAACAGCCTGCACGGAGGAGCCAAGGGATTTGACAAG GTACTCTGGAGCCCCCAGGTCCTCCCGAATGGAGTCTGCTTCTTCCGGATCAGCCCTGATGGTGAGGAAGGCTACCCTGGTGACCTGAAAGTCTGGGTGACCTACACGCTCAGCGGCGGGGAGCTGGCCGTCAACTATCGAGCCCAGACCAGCAAGACCACACCCATCAACCTGACAAACCATGCCTACTTCAACCTCGCGGGACAG GGCTCACGGGATATCTACGACCACGAGATTTCTATCGAAGCAGATTCCTACCTGCCTGTGGATGACACCAAGATCCCTACAG GGGAGGTGGCTGCCGTGCAGGGCACTGGCTTCGATCTCCGGCAGCCCGTGGAGCTGGGGAAGCACTTGCAGAAGTTTTGCCTGGATGGCTTTGACCACAACTTCTGCCTGCAGCAGGTGCAGGCTCGACGCTTGGCGGCCAG GGCCATGGAGGTTCACACCACCCAGCCTGGCATCCAGTTTTACACCGGGAACAACCTGGATGGCTCCCTGAAGGGCAAAGGCAGCGCCGCGTACCCCAAGCACTCAGCTTTCTGCCTGGAAACCCAGAACTGGCCCGACGCTGTCAACAAG ccccacttccccagcaccctgctccagccgggcgaGGAGTACAACCACACCACGTGGCTGGTGTTCAGCGCCGCCTGA
- the GALM gene encoding galactose mutarotase isoform X1: MTEVKREVFGQMPQEEGGGVVEKFVLKSDSVKVEILSLGCIIAALEVKGRDGKFSDVVLGFDTLEGYTRKHPFFGAVVGRVANRIAKGRFTVDGKEYQLFLNNGPNSLHGGAKGFDKVLWSPQVLPNGVCFFRISPDGEEGYPGDLKVWVTYTLSGGELAVNYRAQTSKTTPINLTNHAYFNLAGQGSRDIYDHEISIEADSYLPVDDTKIPTGEVAAVQGTGFDLRQPVELGKHLQKFCLDGFDHNFCLQQVQARRLAARARHPPTGRAMEVHTTQPGIQFYTGNNLDGSLKGKGSAAYPKHSAFCLETQNWPDAVNKPHFPSTLLQPGEEYNHTTWLVFSAA, from the exons ATGACGGAAGTGAAGAGAGAGGTGTTCGGGCAGATGCcccaggaggaaggaggaggagtggtGGAGAAGTTCGTGCTAAAGTCGGACAGCGTGAAGGTGGAGATCCTGTCCTTAGGGTGCATAATCGCTGCTCTGGAGGTGAAAGGAAGGGATGGGAAGTTTTCAGATGTTGTCCTAGGCTTTGACACTTTGGAAG GATACACGAGGAAGCACCCCTTCTTCGGCGCTGTCGTGGGGCGCGTTGCCAACAGGATTGCGAAGGGGAGGTTCACTGTGGATGGGAAGGAGTATCAGCTGTTCCTCAACAACGGGCCCAACAGCCTGCACGGAGGAGCCAAGGGATTTGACAAG GTACTCTGGAGCCCCCAGGTCCTCCCGAATGGAGTCTGCTTCTTCCGGATCAGCCCTGATGGTGAGGAAGGCTACCCTGGTGACCTGAAAGTCTGGGTGACCTACACGCTCAGCGGCGGGGAGCTGGCCGTCAACTATCGAGCCCAGACCAGCAAGACCACACCCATCAACCTGACAAACCATGCCTACTTCAACCTCGCGGGACAG GGCTCACGGGATATCTACGACCACGAGATTTCTATCGAAGCAGATTCCTACCTGCCTGTGGATGACACCAAGATCCCTACAG GGGAGGTGGCTGCCGTGCAGGGCACTGGCTTCGATCTCCGGCAGCCCGTGGAGCTGGGGAAGCACTTGCAGAAGTTTTGCCTGGATGGCTTTGACCACAACTTCTGCCTGCAGCAGGTGCAGGCTCGACGCTTGGCGGCCAG GGCTCGCCACCCGCCTACCGGCAGGGCCATGGAGGTTCACACCACCCAGCCTGGCATCCAGTTTTACACCGGGAACAACCTGGATGGCTCCCTGAAGGGCAAAGGCAGCGCCGCGTACCCCAAGCACTCAGCTTTCTGCCTGGAAACCCAGAACTGGCCCGACGCTGTCAACAAG ccccacttccccagcaccctgctccagccgggcgaGGAGTACAACCACACCACGTGGCTGGTGTTCAGCGCCGCCTGA